The Anopheles coluzzii chromosome 2, AcolN3, whole genome shotgun sequence genome window below encodes:
- the LOC120961392 gene encoding mucin-5AC-like: MRLTGTLCLALVALVAIASASPLDEQARAALFRRMRLGGPKGQLSSGFASSSSRASRSRRYALHLLASPYAPSPFHNPTQQLDHLERRPAHLPSQTASKPSPPDGSQRRHFDANHISSHYHHHHHHHHHHHLSHDHAQSDLRSVHHVHSPSERLNNARTPAHARNNRNTVPFVPPPTPVSTITLDGGGLAGDDRRLLLDAAIARVAQAHDRQLRQYAQLSNFSTFSDYFLAQLRQQNLAVAYAFDERRPTAPVTSEVPYYDEVDDIGDRRRAETLALNTRTVTTIAPPITTSTLSTTTSTDSDITTSSTTTTTTTTTTTTSINGTTGGHLPAKVWGEVYKHEDQSRPGVPVADSLDKVPAAEDRKQGKELAEEETTTAAAAAAAASSTPVPAKGGLNRLFARKKYSPLLRDGSKGAQSTTEAAGTVSPAAAASTTESEDGVTSSGTTRRTRPTRPGKLPRSTSPKPTVSVKPTKISSRFSKPTVEPTESTVAPVTSRTTRGRRTRPSKPSKVSGTTTTTTTTEEPTTTTTTTTTTTTTTTTTTTPAPTTTTTTTTSTTAAPSTTAASSDVSLATGSVPLAAKVGAEQADEESSPSSTAAPASTSTVKPSSTTVATVATSSMTAESDAAGQEADAPAAPAKSAPKPERVIPVVERQDELPENESLLQSASYDSSAEQDEQQ, from the exons ATGAGGCTAACTGGAACGCTCTGCCTAGCGCTGGTGGCGCTGGTGGCGATCGCGTCGGCCAGCCCGCTGGACGAACAGGCACGGGCGGCACTGTTCCGCCGCATGCGGCTCGGCGGTCCCAAAGGTCAGTTGTCTTCAGGGTTCGCTTCCTCCTCTTCTCGTGCTTCTCGTAGCCGACGGTATGCGCTTCATCTGCTTGCTTCCCCGTACGCCCCAAGCCCATTTCATAACCCAACTCAGCAGCTCGATCACCTCGAACGCCGTCCCGCTCATCTTCCCTCCCAAACCGCATCCAAACCATCACCACCCGACGGTTCGCAAAGACGACATTTCGATGCAAATCACATTTCTTCacactatcatcatcatcatcatcatcatcaccatcatcatctttcTCATGATCATGCGCAGAGCGATCTGCGCAGCGTTCATCACGTTCATAGTCCTAGCGAGCGGTTAAATAACGCCCGCACGCCCGCTCACGCTAGAAACAATAGAAACACCGTACCGTTCGTACCGCCGCCGACACCCGTATCGACCATCACTCTCGATGGCGGTGGGCTGGCTGGTGACGATCGACGCTTGCTTTTAGACGCCGCGATTGCCCGCGTAGCCCAGGCGCACGACCGGCAGCTGCGGCAGTACGCGCAGCTCAGCAACTTTAGCACGTTCAGCGACTACTTCCTGGCGCAGCTGCGCCAGCAAAACCTGGCGGTGGCGTACGCGTTCGACGAGCGGCGCCCGACCGCACCCGTGACCTCCGAGGTGCCGTACTACGACGAGGTGGACGATATCGGTGACCGGCGTCGGGCGGAAACGCTTGCACTAAACACGCGCACTGTCACTACCATTGCACCGCCCATTACTACTAGCACGCTTAGCACTACTACTAGCACTGATAGTGATATCACGACCAGCagcactactactaccactaccactactactactactactagcaTAAACGGCACCACCGGTGGCCACTTGCCTGCGAAAGTTTGGGGTGAAG TCTACAAGCACGAGGACCAGAGCCGTCCGGGCGTGCCGGTCGCGGACAGTCTCGACAAGGTGCCCGCGGCCGAGGACCGCAAACAGGGCAAGGAGCTGGCCGAGGAGGAGACGACTacggcggcggccgctgctgctgcagctagCTCCACTCCCGTCCCGGCGAAGGGAGGTCTGAACAGGCTGTTCGCTCGCAAGAAGTACAGTCCACTGTTGCGCGACGGCTCGAAGGGAGCGCAGTCCACGACGGAGGCTGCTGGTACGGTGTCCCCGGCTGCCGCCGCCAGTACGACGGAAAGCGAGGACGGTGTCACTTCCTCCGGGACGACGCGACGGACGCGCCCGACGCGCCCAGGCAAGTTGCCGCGGTCGACCTCGCCCAAGCCGACGGTTTCGGTGAAACCGACCAAGATTTCGTCCCGCTTCTCGAAGCCCACGGTCGAGCCGACGGAAAGCACGGTAGCGCCGGTGACGTCCCGGACGACACGCGGCCGCCGTACCCGCCCATCGAAACCGTCGAAGGTGTCCggcacgacgacgacaacgaccaCGACGGAGGAGCCAActaccacgaccaccaccacgacgacaacaaccaccacaaccacgacgacgactacACCGGCAccaacgacgacaacgacgacgacgacgagcacTACAGCCGCTCCCAGCACAACTGCCGCCTCCTCTGACGTCTCCCTGGCAACGGGGAGCGTACCGCTCGCTGCTAAGGTGGGAGCAGAGCAAGCGGACGAGGAAAGCTCACCCAGCTCAACGGCTGCCCCTGCCAGCACGAGCACGGTCAAACCTTCGTCCACCACGGTGGCAACGGTCGCCACCTCCTCCATGACAGCCGAGAGCGATGCAGCCGGGCAGGAGGCGGACGCACCCGCTGCCCCGGCCAAGAGTGCCCCGAAACCGGAACGTGTCATCCCGGTGGTCGAGCGGCAGGACGAGCTGCCCGAGAACGAGAGCTTGCTACAGTCGGCCAGCTACGATTCGTCCGCCGAGCAGGATGAGCAGCAGTAG